GATTCAACAGCCGTACTGGGGTAAATCCtcactgaagaagaagaaaaagttggaaaaatccgcataaaatatggaaaaacgaaagaaactcTCGGTTCCGGACGTTCGCTGTACGGCGTACATTTCCAATCTACCCTTCAACTTGACCAACATCGATGTGAACAAGATATTCGCTACCTACGGCAAAATAATCAAGTAAGTTCCCTTGAATCCggttttgatttgttgtttgcaaTTATTCTTCAATTATCACTGATCTTGCTTGCAGAGTGACAATACTACGCGATAAAATGAGCAGAAAAAGTAAGGGTGTGGCCTTCATTCTGTACTCGACGCCCCAGGAAGCGCTGAATTGCTGCAACACCTGCAACAATAAGGAAATGTTCGGACGCACACTGAAGGCCAGCATAGCAAAGGATAATGGAAAAGGGGCTGAAAA
The sequence above is a segment of the Anopheles darlingi chromosome 2, idAnoDarlMG_H_01, whole genome shotgun sequence genome. Coding sequences within it:
- the LOC125948293 gene encoding zinc finger CCHC-type and RNA-binding motif-containing protein 1-like gives rise to the protein MEKRKKLSVPDVRCTAYISNLPFNLTNIDVNKIFATYGKIIKVTILRDKMSRKSKGVAFILYSTPQEALNCCNTCNNKEMFGRTLKASIAKDNGKGAENAVRKNYSNKTRCFECGSDGHMSYSCPNNVLGSKTPPRKAIKSGKRKQDTVGESYAESGSDSDRGSASNVHPPTAIKRLKYRKSSYFSDDEELDDGNS